A stretch of [Clostridium] scindens DNA encodes these proteins:
- a CDS encoding DMT family transporter — MIGFFIALLSGALMSVQGVFNTQVTKTTGMWVSNAWVQLSAFALCLVAWLIAGRDSVTTLAKVEPKYVLLGGVIGAGITWTVIKSMEQLGPAKAALLIVISQLIVAYVIELLGLFGVDKEPLEWRKIIGMVIALIGVAIFQWK, encoded by the coding sequence ATGATTGGTTTTTTTATTGCGCTTTTATCCGGGGCGCTGATGAGCGTCCAGGGAGTATTTAATACACAGGTTACAAAGACGACAGGCATGTGGGTGAGCAATGCATGGGTGCAGTTAAGCGCATTTGCGCTGTGCCTGGTGGCATGGCTGATCGCGGGGAGGGACAGTGTTACTACCCTGGCAAAAGTAGAGCCGAAATACGTCCTTTTAGGAGGCGTCATCGGGGCAGGCATTACCTGGACCGTAATCAAAAGCATGGAGCAGCTGGGACCTGCCAAAGCGGCGCTTCTCATCGTCATTTCACAGTTGATCGTCGCCTACGTGATAGAGCTTCTTGGCTTGTTCGGCGTGGATAAGGAGCCTTTGGAATGGCGTAAGATAATCGGCATGGTGATTGCGCTGATTGGAGTTGCAATTTTCCAATGGAAATAG
- a CDS encoding helix-hairpin-helix domain-containing protein, translated as MHRNRIKMICFTIGFTMTALLAGCSRKQDARTVELSEAKEGSVAEEKEEETEESAIEENEEIYVHVCGKVNQPGVYCLPTGSRLYEAIEAAGGLKEGAAAESLNQAQEAQDGQQIYVPSIEEASGGEASEAGVPAEASDGKMNLNTAAKEQLMTLTGIGEAKAAAIIRYREENGGFRSIEELMEVEGIKEGVFNKIKDQIKI; from the coding sequence ATGCATAGAAATAGAATAAAAATGATATGTTTTACTATCGGTTTTACAATGACGGCCCTCCTGGCCGGATGTTCCAGGAAACAGGACGCCAGGACTGTGGAACTGTCGGAGGCAAAAGAAGGCAGCGTTGCCGAAGAAAAAGAAGAAGAGACAGAAGAAAGCGCCATTGAGGAAAACGAAGAGATCTATGTACATGTATGCGGGAAGGTAAATCAGCCGGGCGTATACTGCCTTCCGACAGGCAGCAGGCTGTATGAGGCAATTGAGGCGGCTGGAGGGCTTAAGGAAGGTGCGGCGGCAGAATCTCTGAACCAGGCACAGGAGGCCCAGGACGGACAGCAGATCTACGTTCCTTCCATAGAAGAGGCGTCCGGGGGAGAAGCATCAGAAGCGGGAGTACCGGCTGAGGCATCCGATGGAAAGATGAATCTTAATACGGCAGCCAAAGAGCAGCTGATGACCTTAACTGGAATCGGAGAGGCCAAAGCAGCGGCGATCATCCGCTACCGGGAAGAGAACGGAGGCTTTCGGAGCATAGAAGAATTAATGGAAGTAGAAGGAATCAAGGAAGGCGTATTTAACAAAATCAAAGACCAGATCAAGATTTAA
- a CDS encoding response regulator transcription factor encodes MSRRVLVVDDEKLIVKGIRFSLEQDGMEVDCAYDGEEALKLAKENAYDMILLDIMLPKHDGFEVCQQIREFSDVPIVMLTARGDDMDKILGLEYGADDYITKPFNILEVKARIKAIMRRTSKRDKAQPNDKIIIKGDMKIDCESRRVFIGEKEINLTAKEFDLLELLAMNPNKVYSRENLLNIVWGYEYPGDARTVDVHIRRLREKIETNPSDPKYVYTKWGVGYYFRG; translated from the coding sequence ATGAGTAGACGTGTATTGGTTGTGGATGATGAAAAACTAATCGTGAAAGGCATCCGTTTCAGCCTGGAGCAGGATGGAATGGAGGTTGACTGCGCTTATGATGGGGAAGAGGCGCTGAAACTGGCGAAAGAGAATGCATATGATATGATTCTTCTGGATATTATGCTGCCAAAGCATGATGGCTTTGAAGTGTGCCAGCAGATCCGGGAATTTTCCGATGTTCCGATAGTAATGCTGACTGCCAGGGGAGATGACATGGATAAGATACTGGGCCTGGAGTACGGGGCGGACGATTACATAACAAAGCCGTTTAACATCCTGGAAGTCAAGGCGCGCATCAAGGCGATCATGCGCCGTACCAGTAAGAGAGATAAAGCCCAGCCCAATGACAAGATTATTATCAAGGGCGATATGAAGATAGACTGCGAAAGCAGAAGGGTATTCATTGGAGAGAAGGAAATTAATCTGACGGCCAAGGAGTTCGACTTGCTGGAACTGCTGGCTATGAATCCGAATAAGGTATACAGCCGGGAGAATCTGCTGAATATCGTATGGGGCTATGAGTATCCGGGAGATGCAAGAACAGTGGACGTACATATCCGGAGGCTGCGGGAGAAGATAGAGACGAATCCAAGCGATCCGAAGTACGTTTATACAAAATGGGGAGTTGGTTATTATTTCAGGGGTTAG
- a CDS encoding sensor histidine kinase, with product MLAGIIPGIIMKAVILNSYEKRAVDVRTAEIQNQCTILCNQLSNSSYLDGITSEVIKSELVQLSNIYNGRVMVIANDFRIAEDTYDMDKGKTIVSEDVIRCFQGKGTSNYDAKNKYIEVTSPILDGNTEAVTGVMLVSVSTDTIVDSLVVLDGKASIVGITIGVVVLVLASLAGFVMVKPFQRITRSISAVTEGYDDNYLHENAYTETQLISDAFNKMLGRMRVLDDSRNEFVSNVSHELKTPLTSMKVLADSLLTQEDVPAELYKEFMGDLSEEIERENKIINDLLSLVKMDKTANTLNIKSENMNTLVEKILKRLRPIAATRNIEVVFESFRPVTAEVDEMKLSLAISNLVENAIKYNKDDGWIHVSLNADHKYCYIEVADSGIGIPEESAEHIFERFYRVDKSHSREIGGTGLGLAIARSAVLMHRGAIKVYSQLGEGTTFTIRIPLTYVS from the coding sequence ATGCTGGCAGGGATTATTCCCGGGATAATCATGAAGGCGGTGATTCTGAACAGTTATGAGAAGAGGGCAGTCGATGTACGGACTGCAGAGATACAGAATCAATGTACAATTCTATGTAACCAGCTGAGTAACTCCAGTTACTTGGACGGTATTACATCCGAAGTGATCAAAAGCGAGCTGGTTCAACTGTCCAATATATACAATGGACGAGTCATGGTCATCGCAAATGATTTCCGAATTGCTGAAGATACATACGATATGGATAAGGGAAAGACCATCGTGTCGGAAGATGTCATCCGGTGCTTCCAGGGAAAGGGCACCAGTAATTATGATGCAAAAAATAAGTATATTGAGGTGACATCGCCAATCCTGGATGGAAATACGGAGGCGGTCACCGGAGTCATGCTGGTCAGCGTTTCTACGGATACCATCGTGGACAGCCTTGTCGTCCTGGATGGAAAGGCTAGCATTGTTGGCATTACCATAGGAGTGGTAGTCCTGGTGCTGGCATCTCTTGCGGGGTTTGTGATGGTGAAGCCTTTCCAGCGCATCACGCGTTCCATATCGGCCGTGACGGAAGGATACGATGACAATTATCTCCATGAAAATGCCTATACTGAGACACAGCTGATCTCAGACGCATTCAATAAGATGCTGGGTAGGATGAGGGTTCTGGATGATTCCAGGAATGAATTCGTCTCCAATGTGTCCCATGAACTGAAGACGCCTCTTACTTCCATGAAGGTACTTGCAGATTCCCTTCTGACGCAGGAAGATGTTCCGGCTGAATTGTATAAGGAATTCATGGGAGACTTATCCGAAGAGATCGAGAGGGAGAATAAGATCATCAATGACCTGCTGTCTCTGGTTAAGATGGACAAGACGGCAAATACGCTGAATATTAAGTCGGAGAATATGAACACCCTGGTAGAAAAGATTCTGAAGCGGCTGCGTCCAATCGCGGCAACCCGGAATATTGAAGTGGTATTTGAAAGTTTCAGGCCGGTAACTGCGGAAGTAGATGAGATGAAGCTGTCTCTTGCGATTTCGAATCTGGTGGAAAATGCCATCAAGTACAATAAAGATGATGGCTGGATCCACGTATCTTTGAATGCGGACCATAAGTATTGCTACATCGAGGTGGCGGATTCCGGTATTGGAATTCCGGAAGAATCGGCAGAGCATATCTTCGAGAGATTTTACCGCGTGGACAAGTCTCATTCCAGGGAAATTGGCGGAACCGGACTTGGCCTGGCCATTGCAAGAAGCGCGGTTTTGATGCACAGAGGAGCGATCAAGGTGTACAGCCAGCTGGGCGAGGGAACTACATTTACCATACGTATCCCATTGACATATGTATCATAG
- a CDS encoding GerMN domain-containing protein produces MKNKFWSSLCIALCVLLLAGCGKGKEPDGSGTYLYYVNQKGTGLVKESYKIKGDSVEDEIKDVLKTMKKEPDSIDYKSVFPKEVRIKTWTLNDTKLDLHFNGSYKDMPLASEVLLRAAVVQTLVQIAGVDYIDFFIEDEPLTDRNGNLIGYMRAEDFIQNTGSSLHSYQQGELRLYFANDKGDKLVREDVSVRYNSNISIEKLIVEQLIKGPSSDKGKPVIPPETKVLGVSLKDSICYVNLDEGFLNNAYVLNPRLTVYSIVNSVIDGGNSSRVQISINGESDIKYMDSIDLSKPLSRDLDIVEESEK; encoded by the coding sequence ATGAAAAATAAATTTTGGTCCAGCCTGTGCATTGCGCTGTGCGTCCTCCTTCTTGCCGGGTGCGGAAAGGGAAAGGAGCCGGATGGCTCCGGCACATATCTGTACTATGTGAACCAGAAGGGCACCGGGCTGGTTAAGGAATCCTATAAGATCAAAGGCGATTCTGTGGAGGATGAGATTAAAGATGTGCTGAAAACAATGAAGAAAGAGCCAGACTCCATTGATTATAAAAGCGTGTTCCCCAAAGAGGTACGCATCAAGACCTGGACACTGAATGATACTAAGCTGGATCTTCATTTTAATGGAAGTTATAAGGATATGCCGCTGGCATCCGAGGTGCTGCTTCGGGCGGCGGTGGTCCAGACGCTGGTACAGATTGCCGGCGTGGACTATATAGACTTCTTCATAGAGGATGAGCCGCTTACGGACAGGAACGGAAACCTGATCGGATACATGCGGGCCGAAGATTTTATACAGAATACGGGCTCTTCTTTGCATTCTTATCAACAGGGGGAACTGCGCCTTTATTTTGCCAATGACAAGGGCGATAAACTGGTGAGGGAGGATGTAAGCGTCCGGTATAACAGTAATATCTCCATTGAGAAACTGATCGTGGAGCAGCTGATAAAGGGACCTTCATCAGATAAGGGAAAGCCGGTGATCCCGCCGGAGACGAAAGTCCTGGGGGTATCGTTAAAAGACAGCATCTGCTATGTGAACCTGGATGAAGGGTTTCTCAACAATGCCTATGTGCTAAATCCCAGGCTTACGGTGTATTCCATCGTCAATTCGGTGATAGACGGAGGCAATTCCAGCAGGGTACAGATATCCATCAATGGAGAATCCGATATCAAGTATATGGACAGCATTGATCTGAGCAAGCCTTTGTCCAGAGACCTGGATATTGTGGAGGAGAGTGAAAAATGA
- a CDS encoding DNA internalization-related competence protein ComEC/Rec2, with the protein MKNRPLLCTCLILLAGVVLSVFAGDSALIRQLRPSPLEIRAKQGEVLAITGQAYKIEKREKHQAVYLKNNSILQIQKDQKQSFQESKFILYTDPEIQIHIGNAIRAAGELSFFQNARNPGNFDQKLYYQRQDIHGSAWAKEVEVVDDSIWKIRDWLSEFRSQWKKALIQAMGEKDGNVLSAMLLGEKSEMDPDTKELYQVSGIGHILAISGLHLSFIGIGAYRIFRRMTGSYTAGGIAGILLLVLYVMMIGVTISAVRALVMFLFRVGADMTGRHYDPPTALAAAAAAVLLWRPLSLYDGGFWLSFGAVFAMIIVLPIFKGLPVQGFWASVSINLTILPVMLFYFFEFPPYSLLLNLFVIPLMSAMLFLGLLGSAAYAAGIPIAVFGLRICKVILWLYEKCSEIGMGIPGARMIAGKPRLWQIAAYYILLAAALVFLRRLRRKEIKKASGMETAGRIRIMPLLALAAGIFILTFRFGEEGRLSVTILDVGQGDGIFIQGPAGGTYLIDGGSSDIKKVGQYRIEPFLKSRGVGRLDYVLISHGDSDHMNGVADLIERRKIGIEIGTLVLPMQEAWDESLCSLADMARQAGIQVAEIGPGQGIQEKEAALSCIQPAKGDEIQPGNEASMVLALSSGEFDMLLSGDVEGKGEELLTERLTKTEQARTWEVLKVAHHGSRNSTSERFLQSVQPAFAIISAGEQNRYGHPHQETLVRLKERGIKIYSTQDKGAVMIEVKDGKMTIY; encoded by the coding sequence ATGAAAAACAGGCCGCTGTTATGTACATGCCTGATACTGCTGGCGGGGGTCGTCTTAAGCGTTTTCGCGGGAGACAGCGCGCTGATCCGCCAGCTGCGGCCCTCCCCGCTGGAAATACGCGCGAAGCAGGGAGAGGTGCTTGCCATTACCGGCCAGGCATATAAGATCGAGAAAAGAGAGAAGCATCAGGCAGTCTATCTAAAGAATAATTCTATTTTACAAATTCAAAAAGATCAGAAACAATCGTTTCAAGAATCCAAGTTTATTCTATATACAGATCCCGAAATACAGATACATATCGGCAATGCCATAAGGGCTGCAGGAGAATTGTCCTTTTTCCAAAATGCCCGCAATCCGGGGAATTTTGACCAGAAACTCTATTATCAGAGACAGGACATCCATGGGTCGGCCTGGGCCAAAGAGGTAGAAGTCGTGGACGACTCCATATGGAAGATCAGGGACTGGCTGTCCGAATTCCGCAGCCAGTGGAAGAAGGCACTGATCCAGGCAATGGGGGAGAAGGATGGCAATGTCCTAAGCGCAATGCTGCTGGGAGAAAAGTCCGAGATGGATCCGGACACGAAGGAACTGTATCAGGTGAGCGGAATCGGGCATATCCTGGCCATCTCCGGGCTTCACCTGTCCTTTATCGGTATCGGGGCGTACCGAATCTTTAGAAGGATGACAGGCTCCTATACGGCAGGAGGCATCGCAGGCATCCTGCTTCTGGTCCTATACGTCATGATGATCGGGGTTACGATATCCGCTGTCCGTGCTTTGGTCATGTTCTTATTCCGGGTGGGCGCGGATATGACGGGACGGCATTATGACCCGCCTACGGCACTTGCGGCAGCAGCGGCGGCTGTCCTTTTATGGAGGCCGCTTAGCCTGTATGACGGAGGCTTCTGGCTGTCCTTTGGAGCGGTATTTGCCATGATCATCGTCCTCCCCATCTTCAAGGGGCTGCCAGTGCAAGGCTTCTGGGCAAGCGTGAGCATCAACCTTACGATACTTCCTGTCATGTTATTCTATTTCTTTGAATTTCCACCCTACTCCCTACTTCTGAACCTGTTCGTAATTCCCTTGATGTCTGCCATGCTGTTTTTGGGCTTGCTGGGAAGCGCTGCGTATGCGGCAGGCATTCCCATAGCCGTCTTTGGGCTTCGAATCTGCAAGGTAATTCTCTGGCTTTATGAGAAATGCAGTGAGATTGGCATGGGCATACCCGGGGCGCGTATGATTGCAGGAAAGCCCCGACTGTGGCAGATCGCGGCTTACTATATCCTGCTGGCGGCAGCACTGGTATTCCTTAGGCGGCTGCGCCGGAAAGAAATAAAGAAAGCCTCCGGGATGGAAACTGCGGGCAGGATAAGAATCATGCCATTGCTTGCCCTTGCCGCCGGAATTTTCATACTGACATTTCGGTTCGGAGAAGAAGGAAGACTGTCGGTGACGATATTGGATGTAGGGCAGGGAGACGGGATATTCATCCAAGGCCCAGCTGGCGGCACCTATCTGATTGACGGAGGAAGCAGCGATATAAAGAAGGTAGGGCAATACCGGATAGAGCCGTTCCTCAAATCCCGCGGAGTGGGGAGGTTGGACTATGTCCTGATATCCCACGGCGACAGCGACCATATGAACGGCGTGGCAGACCTTATTGAGCGCAGAAAGATCGGCATAGAGATCGGCACCCTGGTACTGCCGATGCAGGAGGCGTGGGATGAATCTCTTTGCAGCCTTGCTGATATGGCGCGCCAGGCAGGGATACAAGTGGCGGAGATCGGGCCGGGACAAGGCATCCAGGAGAAGGAGGCGGCCTTATCCTGCATCCAGCCGGCAAAAGGGGATGAGATCCAGCCAGGCAATGAAGCGTCCATGGTCCTGGCCCTTTCAAGCGGGGAGTTTGATATGCTGCTTAGCGGGGACGTGGAAGGGAAGGGGGAAGAACTGCTGACAGAACGCCTGACAAAAACGGAGCAGGCCCGGACTTGGGAGGTGCTGAAAGTGGCGCACCATGGGTCCAGAAATTCTACGAGCGAACGCTTCCTTCAGAGTGTTCAGCCGGCATTTGCCATCATATCCGCAGGGGAGCAGAACCGCTATGGACATCCTCATCAGGAGACGCTTGTTCGTCTTAAAGAAAGGGGAATAAAGATCTATTCTACCCAGGACAAAGGCGCGGTTATGATAGAGGTCAAGGATGGAAAAATGACCATCTACTGA
- a CDS encoding alpha-hydroxy-acid oxidizing protein — translation MTYEEVLSNAKTCMGEFCKACPVCNGKACSNKVPGPGAKGSGTVAIRNYDKWQELCINMDTICENKPVDLTSEIFGRTFKYPIFAAPIGAMKLHYGDKYDDLEYNDILVSSCADAGIAAFTGDGTNPAVMEGATRAIKQKDGNGIPTVKPWDINTLKEKLAMIKDAGSFAVAMDIDAAGLPFLKNLTPPAGSKTVEELREIVKEAEVPFIIKGIMTVKGALKAKEAGAAAIVVSNHGGRVLDQCPATAEVLAEIADAVGNDMKILVDGGIRSGVDIFKALALGADAVLIGRPFVTAVYGGGAEGVAAYTAKLAAELEDTMAMCGAHSLSEISRDMVR, via the coding sequence ATGACTTATGAAGAAGTATTAAGCAATGCCAAAACTTGTATGGGAGAATTCTGCAAGGCCTGTCCGGTATGCAATGGCAAGGCGTGCAGCAACAAAGTGCCGGGACCGGGTGCAAAAGGAAGCGGGACGGTGGCAATCCGCAACTATGACAAGTGGCAGGAACTGTGTATTAATATGGATACTATCTGCGAGAATAAACCGGTGGATCTGACCTCTGAGATTTTTGGCAGAACATTCAAGTATCCAATCTTTGCGGCACCGATTGGCGCCATGAAGCTTCATTATGGAGACAAGTATGATGATCTGGAATATAATGATATCCTGGTGTCTTCCTGCGCGGACGCGGGGATTGCCGCATTTACCGGAGACGGAACCAATCCGGCGGTAATGGAAGGCGCGACCAGGGCGATCAAGCAGAAGGACGGAAACGGCATTCCGACCGTAAAACCATGGGATATCAATACGCTGAAAGAAAAACTTGCGATGATCAAGGATGCAGGATCTTTTGCAGTGGCTATGGATATTGACGCGGCAGGGCTTCCATTCCTCAAGAACCTGACCCCTCCGGCAGGAAGCAAGACAGTGGAAGAACTTCGCGAGATCGTGAAGGAGGCAGAAGTGCCATTTATCATCAAGGGCATCATGACGGTAAAGGGCGCGCTGAAGGCAAAAGAAGCCGGAGCGGCAGCCATCGTCGTATCCAATCATGGCGGGCGCGTGCTTGACCAGTGCCCGGCTACGGCAGAGGTGCTGGCAGAGATCGCCGATGCAGTGGGAAATGATATGAAGATTCTGGTGGACGGCGGCATCCGTTCCGGCGTGGATATCTTTAAGGCATTGGCGCTTGGCGCGGATGCGGTGCTCATTGGACGTCCGTTCGTAACCGCGGTATATGGCGGAGGCGCTGAAGGGGTTGCTGCCTATACGGCAAAACTGGCGGCAGAACTGGAAGACACTATGGCAATGTGCGGCGCGCATAGCCTTTCTGAGATATCCAGAGATATGGTAAGGTAA
- the holA gene encoding DNA polymerase III subunit delta: MKSLNEDIKTGQFKQAYLLYGEEAYLKKQYKDKLTKAMLPEGDTVNYAYYEGKGTNPAELIDLAETMPFFADRRLIVVENSGFFKNATPELADYIKNMPETACFLFVESEVDKRGKMYKSVKDKGRAVEMGRQDEKTLLYWLAGMVKKEGKQIKESTARYLVAKTGTDMENLEKEMEKLFSYTLGQTEITVQDVDEICTTQITNKIFDMVEAVATKQQKRALHYYYDLLALKEPPMRILYLLSRQFKLLMEVKDLSGRGYEKSQIAKTAGLHPFVAGKYIKQCHSFSKEELRSIMEDAANMEEMVKTGRLNDRMSVELFIVKYSSP; the protein is encoded by the coding sequence ATGAAAAGTTTAAACGAAGATATTAAGACAGGACAATTCAAGCAGGCCTACCTCCTCTATGGGGAGGAGGCCTATTTAAAAAAGCAGTATAAGGATAAGCTTACAAAAGCCATGCTTCCGGAAGGCGACACCGTGAACTATGCTTACTATGAAGGGAAAGGCACGAACCCGGCGGAACTGATTGATCTGGCTGAGACAATGCCGTTTTTTGCGGATCGCAGGCTGATCGTGGTGGAGAATTCTGGCTTCTTTAAGAATGCGACTCCGGAACTTGCGGATTATATTAAGAATATGCCAGAGACGGCATGTTTTCTTTTTGTGGAAAGCGAAGTAGATAAGCGGGGCAAGATGTACAAGTCCGTCAAGGACAAGGGACGGGCCGTGGAGATGGGACGTCAGGACGAAAAGACGCTTCTGTACTGGCTGGCCGGGATGGTTAAGAAGGAAGGAAAGCAGATCAAAGAGTCCACAGCCCGGTATCTGGTGGCCAAGACCGGGACGGATATGGAGAATCTGGAAAAAGAGATGGAAAAACTCTTCTCCTATACGCTGGGACAGACGGAGATTACTGTCCAGGATGTAGATGAGATCTGCACCACGCAGATTACCAATAAGATCTTCGATATGGTGGAAGCAGTAGCCACAAAACAGCAGAAGCGGGCGCTTCATTATTATTATGACCTGCTGGCGCTGAAAGAGCCTCCTATGCGGATTCTGTACCTGCTCTCCCGCCAGTTCAAACTGCTGATGGAAGTGAAGGATCTGTCGGGGCGCGGCTATGAGAAGTCGCAGATCGCGAAGACGGCAGGACTTCACCCGTTTGTTGCAGGCAAGTATATAAAGCAGTGCCACAGCTTCTCCAAAGAAGAACTAAGAAGCATTATGGAAGATGCAGCGAATATGGAAGAAATGGTGAAGACCGGGCGGCTGAACGACAGGATGAGCGTGGAACTTTTCATTGTAAAATATAGTTCCCCGTGA
- the lepA gene encoding translation elongation factor 4 — protein sequence MAGIDQSRIRNFCIIAHIDHGKSTLADRIIEKTGLLTSREMQSQVLDNMELERERGITIKAQAVRTVYQAKDGEEYIFNLIDTPGHVDFNYEVSRSLAACDGAILVVDAAQGVEAQTLANVYLALDHDLDVMPVINKVDLPSAEPERVIEEIEDVIGIEAADAPQISAKTGLNIDQVLEQIVEKIPAPQGDPKAPLKALIFDSLYDSYKGVIVFCRIKEGSVKKGTPIQMMATGAKAEVVEVGYFGAGQFIPCDELNAGMVGYITASLKNVKDTRVGDTITDASRPCDKPLPGYKKVNPMVYCGMYPADGAKYPDLRDALEKLQLNDASLQFEPETSIALGFGFRCGFLGLLHLEIIQERLEREYNLDLVTTAPGVIYKVYKTNGEVIELTNPSNLPDPSEIEYMEEPMVKAEIMVTSEFIGAIMDLCQERRGIYEGMEYIEETRAVLRYHLPLNEIIYDFFDALKSRSRGYASFDYEMDGYVQSNLVKLDILINKEEVDALSFIIHADTAYERGRKMCEKLKEEIPRQLFEIPIQAAIGSKIIARETVKAMRKDVLAKCYGGDISRKRKLLEKQKEGKKRMRQVGNVEIPQKAFMSVLKLDDK from the coding sequence GTGGCAGGAATAGATCAAAGCAGAATTCGTAATTTTTGTATTATCGCGCATATCGATCATGGAAAATCTACGCTGGCAGACAGAATCATAGAGAAGACGGGCCTTCTTACCAGCAGGGAGATGCAGTCCCAGGTACTGGATAACATGGAATTGGAACGAGAGCGGGGCATTACCATCAAGGCCCAGGCCGTTCGTACCGTTTATCAGGCCAAGGATGGGGAGGAGTATATCTTCAATCTTATTGATACGCCGGGACATGTAGACTTTAACTATGAAGTATCGAGAAGCCTGGCAGCCTGCGACGGCGCCATTCTCGTGGTGGACGCGGCCCAGGGAGTGGAGGCTCAGACCCTTGCCAACGTCTATCTGGCGCTGGACCACGATCTGGATGTGATGCCGGTGATCAACAAGGTAGATCTGCCAAGCGCAGAACCAGAGCGCGTTATCGAAGAGATCGAAGACGTGATCGGCATTGAGGCGGCGGATGCGCCGCAGATATCGGCAAAGACAGGACTGAATATAGACCAGGTGCTGGAGCAGATCGTGGAGAAGATCCCTGCGCCCCAGGGAGACCCAAAAGCGCCTCTTAAGGCGCTGATATTTGATTCCCTGTATGATTCCTACAAGGGCGTCATTGTCTTCTGCAGGATTAAGGAAGGCAGCGTAAAGAAAGGCACGCCGATTCAGATGATGGCAACGGGTGCAAAGGCGGAAGTCGTGGAAGTAGGCTACTTCGGGGCCGGACAGTTCATTCCTTGCGACGAGCTGAATGCCGGAATGGTTGGCTATATTACTGCAAGCCTTAAAAATGTGAAGGATACGCGGGTAGGCGATACCATCACAGATGCATCCCGGCCATGCGACAAGCCTCTGCCGGGCTATAAAAAGGTCAATCCCATGGTGTACTGCGGCATGTATCCGGCGGACGGGGCGAAGTACCCGGATCTTAGGGACGCGCTGGAGAAACTGCAGCTCAATGATGCATCCCTGCAGTTTGAGCCGGAGACATCCATAGCGCTGGGCTTCGGATTCCGCTGCGGCTTCCTGGGGCTTCTGCATCTGGAGATTATCCAGGAGCGTCTGGAGAGAGAGTATAATCTGGATCTGGTAACCACGGCGCCGGGGGTTATCTATAAAGTATACAAGACCAACGGGGAAGTGATCGAACTGACGAATCCGTCCAATCTTCCTGACCCGTCGGAGATCGAATATATGGAAGAGCCAATGGTAAAGGCAGAGATTATGGTGACTTCCGAGTTCATCGGCGCGATCATGGATCTGTGCCAGGAGCGGCGCGGCATCTATGAAGGAATGGAGTATATCGAAGAAACCCGTGCGGTGCTTCGGTATCATCTGCCCTTGAATGAGATTATCTATGACTTCTTTGATGCACTGAAGTCTCGTTCCAGAGGCTATGCCTCTTTTGATTATGAGATGGACGGCTACGTGCAGTCGAATCTGGTGAAGCTGGATATTCTGATCAACAAGGAGGAGGTAGACGCCCTTTCCTTCATTATTCACGCGGATACGGCTTACGAGCGGGGCCGCAAGATGTGCGAGAAACTGAAGGAAGAGATTCCGAGGCAGCTCTTCGAGATCCCGATCCAGGCGGCGATCGGTAGCAAGATTATAGCAAGAGAGACGGTAAAGGCTATGCGAAAGGACGTGCTTGCCAAGTGCTATGGCGGTGACATCAGCCGGAAGCGAAAACTTCTGGAGAAGCAGAAGGAAGGCAAGAAGCGCATGCGGCAGGTAGGCAACGTGGAGATCCCGCAGAAAGCCTTTATGAGCGTATTAAAGTTGGATGATAAATAA